One Glycine soja cultivar W05 chromosome 7, ASM419377v2, whole genome shotgun sequence genomic window, AATTTGCACATGGACTCAATCGATGTCGTCTCAATGTGCATCAGGTATCTTTTCATCCTCCTCCACCTCAGTATAACAAGCACAACAccaatatatatacacacaaatCCACAATCATCCCAGCAGGCTTTCAACCACATGGTGTGTTGTGTTCATTTGCAACTTCACCTTGGTAAAGCCAAATTAATGCCTCTGGTGGTCTACAGGTGTAAACTTTGACCCAAAGACCATGTATTCAATTGCAGAATAAATCAATATGGAAACTTTATTCCACTTATTTTCGGAGATTGAAAATGATCAGGTGCAAATGGCTTCCACTGAGAGTTTCTTCATGACACTTGGACAAGGATCTCCTCCAAAAATTTCAGGAGACACTGTCACTGTGCACCAGCTCTGGCCAACACAATTCTGCAACAATAAAGTCATTATTAAATAGTGTATTCAGTGAAAAGGACCATAAAGTTGAAATTGATCATTTAACCTTCAGAGTTTTAACTCCAAAAAAAGTATTAACactgaaacaaaaataatgtcCCTTctatattttgaaacaaataataCCTTTTGGAAAGCATCATATGACTTGTGAGCATGACAACTTCCTTCGCGGTAGTTTCCACAAGACCCTACTGGAGTGCCAAAGCTAGCAAACTTGATTGATGAGATTTTTTGTCCAGGGCCACATGACAAATGTGCTTTTGGTCTCACAGGACTTCTGACTTTGCCAGAAGCTTGCATGTCATAACTTACAAGATTTGGTTGCCACTCATAGATATCAGCACATACACTATCTATATCCCTTCTAACCAAAAAGATCCCGTTCGGATCCCCACCCAATTCCTCAAACACAACCAATAAATTTCCAGTTGGCTTCAGCCATGAGTGAGGAACATGATACCTGAAATTATCAACCAGTAATTAGTAATGACGAGAATTTCTAaccacattaaacaaaatagcaGAACAATCAAGATATTTCTCaccatctttgagaagcctggCCACAGTTACTTCCACATTTCTTCTCGTTGTAAGTTCCAGCATAGTTACAGTAACCACAAGAACCGGATGCTTTGTAAGCAGGCCAATAGCGGCCCAGACTTTGTCCATTTATCCACACTTGACCTTTGCCCATGCTGCCCATGTCTAAAGCCAATGGTGCAACTCCAGCTGGGGCATCAAAGGTAGTCTGTAAAAGTATAAAAAGGACGTTACTTTAACTGCATCTCAAAAGGGTCCCTTTTCTTGCATTTATACCAACTTATCTGTATATGGTAACCATTTCTTAGTACAATctcaccaattttttttttcttctagctCATTTTTGTCTAATAGTAAAAATAAGTTCCATGAAGTATGGATGATCCCAGATTCaatggaaagaagaaaaatgttttgCGGAAGTAGTCAAgatttaatttgtaaaagggTAGCAAAAATAAGGAGGAGTTgacaaatgaaaagaaaatagggGTAGTTTAATCTCCACAATGAAAACTTTAAATTTCTACCACTAGTATATAAGAATAGTAATTTAAGAATAACGTATTAAGAATAGgacaatataaacaaaatttaaagcaaGCCTAAACATATGCTTCTTTAACTATTGAAGGTTATAGAGGCATCACAATACTTACTTTGTACCAAGTCAATGGCTGTCTTCTGGAAACTAAAAAGCCCTGAAGCCACTCAACAGAGGAACTTCCACTAAGAGAATGAAGATTCAAGGCTTCACCTTTAAGACCAACCTAAAACATGCATTCAAATGAATCTCAAGCAAACTGAAGCAATAATGAGAAAGAGAAAGCACCGAGAATGTTTGAAAAGAACCTTGTATGACCACTTCTGCCAAGTTAAGTCCCTTCTCCCCTCATTGAGACCACTTAATGTAATTGGGCCAAGAACACCAGCATTCCATCTTTCAAAATGTGGCCCAACATTCTGGATGTCAATAACAAAAAACAGATGAGTATATATAGTCATGTTCACAaatcagagttcaacattctaaAGTTGGATTAGTTTAGAAGTACAAAGGTGCATCTGATCTGACAATATCATTTAGATATGCCCATGTGTGCATACAGTGCTCacacgagagagagagagagagagagagagagagaacaaacCGGAAGCCCAACTGCAACACTTAGAAGAGAAATTTTGTTAACACCAGCTCTGAGCCTCACACTTTCACTAAAGGTTAGTTTGGGGGCCTCTAAGCTTCCATATGCAGTTcctgatcaaaagaaaatgcatACTAGGTTCAGTATATGAAAGATTATGCTGAAGCTATTGGACAATTACTAGCTTCCAAAGTGAAATAATTTGCTTGATAGTATCCACGATAGAAGAATAAATGGAAATAAGAAAAAGTAGTTAGAGTTGGTCAAGTAGTAATGGATAAACTACTCAATCATGTCATGATATATAACTTATAACATGCAGTTGTCTAATCAATTGAATGCTTAAAAACTATACATCAACTACTTAAAAGCATTCCCTCTTCTTCCTCTTGGATCATACCaagaaaaatacaattataGAAATTCAATACCTGCATTATTCCAGCAGAAAATGGTTCTTTGTAGTTGAAATAACTAGTGTTACTGAAATTGTGTAAACCAGCAGTATACTACTCACCTGACAGCTGATTGTTGATAAAAACATGCAAAGCATGCCCAGCAGACAAAACTGTAAGAACAGGATTCTTTCCATTCCTCAAAAATCCTTCATTGGAATTGATCACAACACTGGCACCAAAAGGAACAAGATAAGTATTCAACGTGGAGAAACAAAATGAGCAAATATATCAATAATGTTATAACCAGGATTGTAAAAGCAATGAAGAGTAAAAAGATTAGAGTTATAGGTCACACTCACTCTGTGGAGTACCACAAGTAATCAGATAAATCTCTGGTTGCATTTATCTGCTCCAACAGGCCAGTCACAGTGAACGAACTATCATCAGTAGTGGTTGTCTCTTCATTAAATGCTTTCCAAGATAGTCCTCCATGAATAGGAACACGAGTCATCTTCATTGTTGTGCTCTGAGAACCAACCTGTAAAGAGATTTGAAATTATCACTGCTGCTGAAATCTTCTGTTGAAGAACTACTGAAAAGAATACTGTTCtcttcattattaaaaaaattgttcagtTCAACTAAATAGCATATAGTTGATCAAACTTTATAGTAAGAAAATCTCCATTGTAAGACATAACTACCCCAGCTCTAGTAATCTGAAATAAAACTTTGTTTGATTTTTGCCTCACCCTTGCAGTGTTATAAACAGTGTGCTTGCAGTTAGGAAGAATGCTTATAGACCAAGGAGGCAAGTTGTAACGCTGATTTCCAAATGCCACTGTTGCATAAGATTGTGGGTTATAGTTCGCAAGGAATGCAGCACAAGCCCCAGACTTTGATCTAAAAACATGAGCCTGTACATTGGTTATGAAAGTTAAAAGTTTAGCCTAGTTACAAAGATTTTAGATAGGATTGTTAATTCTCAGATAACAAAATCAAGTTATACCTCTTCGTAGTTTCCAAGCTGTTGTACAGTAGGATCTCCAGATACTAAAGCAGGTTCACAGAGTTTTATTGCTCTATGTAAATCCTTCAGATGACCCCACTTTGGCTGTCTGGGCAATCCTGCATAGAGAAAGAAATAACATATAACTTAAATCATGTATGACCAAAAATATAAGAACTGACTTTGTTTTCTTTCGGTGCATACCATATTCATCAAGAGGCGCATCGTAATCATAGCTCGTAGCAATAAAGGGACCACCAGCAGTTCGACCAAAATTTGTTCCCCCATGatactggaatgaaaaaaaaaacaaaggggcTTAATTGGCTAAAAAGAGGTAAATCAAATCCACACATTAAAATCAACAAATGTTGAAGTTACCATATAATAATTGACAAATGATCCCCCTTTCTGTATAAACCTTGCAATTGAAAATGCCAAATCCTCAGCAGGTCTGTGAGGAACTGCACCTCCAAACTCAGTAAACCTACAAATTTAAAAGAGTAACACAGGCAATGAGCAGTCAGGCAAAACCTCTAGCTTTTATGATTTTCATTCACACAGAAATCTAAGAAGTAACAAGGCACCAAATACAAGCTACAAATTTATTGTACCAGCCAGTCCAAGCTTCTGTCCACATCTTTGGTTTGTAAGCCTTATTTGGAGAGAAATAATCACAATAGAAACCATTGCAAGTGTTAATctgcaaaattttatattggAATTAGGAGCTGGACTTTGACCCTGACCGGAAAAATTGGATTTACATACATATTCatgcaaatataatttttttgagtatataaaactatttttctctctccatcACTAATAATGAAAATTGGCCAGAATGTTAGATTTTAAATTTCCACCACATGTAATCAGGGTAATTTCACTACGATTATAATAGTCAATTGCCAGTCATGATAATGAGAACAGTATTAAAAGGACTGAACAAGGATAGATCTCACCATGAACAATGAGGAATAATTATTCATTTCCTCCATTAGCATTATGGACAAAACATACTGTCCTGGTATCCCCACCAAAGACAACGAGCtattataaagattaaagaacATGTCTATAAAAGGTACGAATAATCCGAACTTACGATAGGATCAGGAGCATCTTCTTGCTTGCACATGATCCATGGAACCCCAGTGCCAAGTCCTACAGCCATATGTGCTGCCCATTGAGTGTAGGCTCTACCAGGAGCACCAATTTCATACTCCATAGGCCCATATTCATTTTCAATCTGCACAAAAACAATGGTACAAAAACGTAATGTTTTCTGTGTATATATCCATTTTTAGTCAATTAATAATAAGGTTATAActgttttcaaattaaaaatttaaaatgctaCATGAAGATATATAACAAGTGATTGGATTCTGCAGAAGGATAGCTGCATATGTAATCTACCTGGGACAGAATTATTGGACCGCCCTGAGACTCGAATAACCTTTCTGCTTTCATCATATCCACAATCTTCTTGGTAAACTTTTCCATTTGAAACTTCAGCACAGCaacattagaagaaaaaaaaaggatattagtagacaaattaataacataaaacatatataaaaaaaagagaggagaaTTTCGTATGATTCTTAAAAGGAATAAGAATGAGTGCTATCTCACCTTAAACGGTCCATTGTCTGTTCTGAAGCTGATACCTAGAATGTACTTGAGCCAAACAGGGAAACCTCTGAAAAATGAATAAGATTGAACTGTTGAGAAATTTCCTAGTTCCTATATTAACAAGGATTTTTGCCTATGAAAATAGGAAATTCATCTCTTTCATTACCCAAAGTTCCATTCAGCACAAACGTAAGGACCAATTCTGAGGTTAACATAGAGGCCTGCTTGCTGCACCAGCTTTATGAACCTCACCAGATCATAGTTTCCCCCAAAATAATACTACAGTAACCAAGAGAAAGAAGaatactaattattaattattctaaACAGCTaaactcaataaataaataaataaataatgcatttttttcaaacacTACAAGCAAACATTGTTCATTACTTTGCCAGGTGAAGGTTCATGTCCATTCCAGAAAACATAAGTTTGAATGACATCCAAACCTCCTTCCTTTGCCTTCTGAATAAGATCTGGCCACATCTGAAAAGAAACAAACTTTAAGTTGCCCATTTGATAAAAAGGCCCTGAAACACATTTGAGAGAAATACCTCAGGGGTGCTTCTGGGATAGTGAATGGAGCCAGAAAGGAGTATCCTTCTTTGTCCATTGATGGTGATAGCCTTATGGTCATAGGACACAGAAGCTGAAGCATGACCAATCAGTGAGCATgcaaacaccaccaccaccaagagTAGTGGCACATTCCACATTATGAGCTTGTGGAAGCTCATGACAACAGACAATGAATAATAATACTAAACAACACCCTTGTTGTGTTGTTTGTTTCTCAGCTTGGAAAAGCAGTTGCCCTTGCACACTTTATTCTATGCTTATGTTCTGTGCTCAAGTCTCCTCCTTTTAGCAGAAtgattgaagagaaaaaacggtgttaaaggaagaaaaaaaaagggaggttgGAGCTTGAAAGAGTGAGAGACAGtgataaacatatatttttttttcttttgatttgttttcacCCTTTTGGGGGATTAATAGATACTTTATGTGAAGGTTCTGTCACTTCTGTGTTAGAGGAAAAGGGTGGTGCTATGCTGCTGCTTTTATAAACAAAAGCAGTGAGGAGTGGACGgtttttgagagagagagagagagtgggaCCTACTTCTCAGGGAACTTTGGGACCCATACCTTGTTCTTACTTCTTACTCCATCCGctaaaattctttttctttttaacttactttaattgtttttattttttttattgataaaagttTGGGtgacttaaattttaataactcATCATAGTTATGCCctgataaataaaagaagtaagatgaaaaaaacaaaagcgatgaataaagaaataagaaaaaaaaaacacttacatgaagaaaaaaaataatgatagaggtagaaaaataagtaaaaatagataaataatataaaaaattattatttataaatttattttcagtcttctttttttaccaaataaaCCAAGTTAATTTAGTTCTCTCTCCCCTTCTATTTTCCCTCTTATTACCAAGCTGTTCTCAGGATAGCCTTTAGGccatttacaaaaatatattacttaaaaaaataaaaaatatatttattatttttaataaatatttgaattttgtgtttacttttactttttaataaaacaaaaaaattattttttatccttgacacttttttccttaataaaaaaatcataattataagtatctgaataaaactaataacaaataaaaaaattatcaggaagcaaacataaaattcattaatttatgataaaagaaagtgtcaaaaattaaaaataaaattattattttattaaagattcaatgtaaagaaaaaatatcaataaacaaacacaaaatttatatatttattacaagtcaaaaacatattttaggtttacttaaatttatcagtaaaatttttataataaaatttaaacacatGTTCATCCGAGATATACGttattttgttgttactaactacgagtaaaacattttaatcgtttttatctatatctatataatttattaaaaggaataatctctttatttgttagtttcTTCTTACTGCTTTATTTGTTGGGTTTAATCAAGTTTATTTCGTTTATCAATACTATAATTagtgtatatatttataatttagtattaaaatatttgacttcatatgatattaaaaaatatttatgatattatttagtattaaatatttattattatatgaatgAGATAAAATACTTACTGGCGCTAgtaataatttatgatattatttagGAGATTTGGGAATTACGTTGAAGAGTAgttacaaaaatttatttagacTTACAAATTCTTTTAACTAAGTTTAGTAAATTTcaagattaatttattaaataagtgaattatttatttaaacataatttacttttttgatttttaataatataaagttaTGATTTAAGAaaacaagatgaaaatttattatttaaatatccaTGATGACTATCTATGAGATTTTCAATAATACgtttaataaaaaatgcatttctctctaattaaattatatccTAATATTAACGGACTCGCTATTTGCGTCCAGTTATCCGAATTCAGACTTgggaaacacaattttatagCTGTGTTTGGTATTATGGCTAATCGCTGAAAACGCGTTTTCTGTGATACCTTAAACCAAACCAAtaacgataaaaaaaattctccgcCCAATTGTGGTCTCACGCGCGCATCGTAGAAACTGAAGGCAAATCCAATTGAACCAATGAAttaacctcttttttttatttattttcaggaAACCATTCACGTAAGAAGAAGCAAAAAGTCCAATGGCTTATATGTAACTTCATTTCATTTAAGGACAAATGCTAATCAGGTTCATTGAGTATtggatgaaaaattaaaaaaatatttttattaaaaacataaaattatatccataatatatattttttcttttaatttattaattaatgttctAAAAGTACTGATGAGTAATATTCTGCATTTAATTCAACTttcgtttaaattattttatttcatgagaagaattttttcaataatttttgttaaatcaatcaaaacaaacatatgcaaatctttttttgtttgtttggtaTATGCAAGACATGACAGAGGTGCAGTGCGATCCAGAATAGATCACTACTGTGGTGTTGTTACTCATTCATTGCACTACTCAGTTCTGACTGTATTTTGAATTCAATGGCTATGACAAAACTGAAATATTTATGTGATTTCAAATTTGCAGAAAGTATTTAGTTGGGAGTTACCAAATGTATATTAATAATTCttattcaaatttgaatttatcattaaatgcaGTAAGGATACTTATTACAAGATTAGAAGAAATAGtacaaatttactttttaatattttaaaaacattaatattattatttatttgaaacttTTAGCGTCAAAGCTACACTAAGTATTAACTAGTCTAGTTGAGACAAATACatcaatttattgaaaatatgagATAACACTTTTTTGGTGTTTCTTCTTTATTACCAAtatatttgaattgaaaataatcTTACTCAACAATTTAAATTCgttaatcttataaaaattgGCAGTTTTGTAATCCTTAACAAAGTTTTTAAACAGTATCTTCAAGCTTCCTtaaacttttttccttttctaaattgtTGGGGGCCATAACTCTTGGCTTTTGCCGATGGTAAGTTCAAACGccctttttttaacttttaaacccACCCAAAATCCACCGCCAATATTCAATAATACTAGCACATTTCATTTATAACATGTGTGCAAATTGTCTGAATTTTTAAAAGCAATTCAATAGGTTCTTCTGACGAGTATTTTAAGAGTATTagtcatatttaataattaattttttgtcgtAAATCACAAGAATAATGGATTAGTGATTTTTTACaggaaaattattattttttcaaccaGTATCCTAAGTATTTTACCATAAACTGACTTTACGTAACAATGGAAGACAATACcaataatgttttaaatttcttcTTTCAATCTCAAGTTATATATATGAAACAATTTTCCAAAATCTTGTTGCATGCTTAAAATTtcctgaaacaaaaataaaataaaaattgaagtgtCAATTTGTCACTATTATGAAATGTAACAACCTGGTCCTATAGGAAAAAGCATGAAGCAATCTTTCTCTTTCGGAAATGATAAAGGCATTGATGGGTTAACTTGGCGGAAggagaaagggaaagaaaaaagaaacaacaatTGAGGCCCTTTATTTTATGAACTACTATAAGCATCATCCTGATTATTATTGGATTTCCGTTATAACTTCCAACAAAGTCCACTTCCAAAGTAAAGAAATCCAGAGATGAAGGATATGATCATTGCCAACACCAACCTCATTTTACATGTTCCTCAACAAACTATATATACAAATTGAAGTATATCAAGTAAACTCCCATTGTTAAGTGTCCTATTTGATGCATGTGTTAATTTGGATTTAGACATCAAGgtatctttaatttaatttacttctCACCTTCCATCAATCAAGtggattgattttctttttaaaattttcagatACACATAACAAAAAATGTTACTCTTACATATGtggaatataaagaaaaataataataaatcatactAATTTTTGGTAGAGACGaccatttaaaacaaatatattgcaTATACAAAATTCCAACTTAACACCAATGGTTACGTGAGAATAATCTTGGACTAGTTGATCATTATGCCCAGATAATAattcatgttaattttttttgtgataataataattcatgctaattaaaaaggttaattaatattatttaattttagttaaaaatatttagttattaGTGTGTACGTATAATGACAATTGATTATGTTGTATTGAGATGAAATATCTTAAGGGTAGTTTCAGTAATCGAACAAAGTAAATTATTAAGGGATATCTTACAATGTCTGAGATTTAAATGTATAGAAAAGTATTTATGTTGGACAACCATATGAATTGCTCTCGCTCTAAATGAATATTATATAGCTTTACACTTCACCCCGAAAGTGCTAGcaaagttttccaaaaaaaaaaaattaagatcgaATTGCTGAGAATGTAACTTTAGTTGTTCGTAATAAAACATTTAGCCaatgcaaaaaaataataatgtggaTAAGATTTGATTCATTTGAAGGAATACAAAACCTTTGTGGACGAAATCAAAAAAAGTTGATTCTTGGCAATTAttggaataattttaaatggtATGGGAAACTTCCTTTTGTTGCCAAACCGATCAACATGAAACATCCGGATGCCGTGGAACTATTTGATCAATTACCCCAcagaagcaaaaataaaatatgaagattttgaaaaaaaatataaacaaataataatgggACTAAATTAAATAATGGAATTTGTATTATATGCAAAGGGTGAGTAAAGCGTGTTCCAAACAACTCGTTAAAgcgtatttaattaaataatggaATTGCTTCACTTAGTGCCCAATAACTCATTATAGCTTTTAAATGCACCTAAGCAAAGGCTTCCATATCTAGTTGGAGGAGCTTGTAATCTAATACTAACTCAATATATAGGCCAATATGTTAACATGCTTACAATAGTTTACGTGAAATTGTGTATAAAATAGTCATGTTTCTTCATTCTGGTATAAATTGTGACTTGGGGTGCATGAGTTTCTATATCAGACAAATTTGAACTCCGTATAGTTTTGTTgtcctaagttttttttttttttttcatgttaattaagTCCATCTATTTCTAAAATCAAGCTATTTTGATCTCTTCATCAATTTACttatactttaattaaaaatctcAAATTATCTTCTATCCAAATAACTGAGAGTTTTATAATGGGTTATATTACATATTGTTatattctacaaaaaaaaagtccttagtaattagttaattaattaaaatgtacgTTTTATATATGagcatttctttattttaaaaataaaactgaaaaacaaaaatgatctttaattttaatattccaattcaaatttattaattgctcttgtttttatctggtttatttattttgactgCTTCTTGACTATTTTTAAACTCCACTATTTCTCTAAGTTACATTGAGTGGGTTGTTGGTGATTTAACTAGTTCCCAATTGAAATGATTAAACTAATTGGTGGGATCCCATTTTCAAAAGTACGTCAAAAAAGGCACACCGATTAATATGCCTGAAAAGTTTAAATAATCAAATCCAAACATgagtttaaaagaaaatgtattaaCACGTACAAACCAATTGATATAGAATTATTTTAACAGTAATTTTGAGTTTGAGTCTTAAAGTATATAATTGGATTAgatatttagaataaaatttttattatttataataatcttatttgaATGAGAGGATTGTATCCAGCAAATGATAAGTGTGGCTTAGACAAAAAAATAGTAActtatttagaatttttattattttttaaaatgaatagaaaatatattttaattttttttggattattttgtttctttgaaaatatataaactagatttatataaaaaaaattaacaaccatttcttcaaaaacattaattaaaaggaataaaataaaagaacttgAAAATAATATTCCATCGGCCCTTcgtataagaaataaattagaatttttttgcttagtattttttttttctaaaactaatGAGCCATTTCTTTTAGCCCAGTACATAACaagtaaaattcattaaatctcGGACTTAATTTTTGAGAGTCtaactttattttatgttcaaattattttgaaaattcataagcataactaataaaaattatgataataaatatatcaCCAGTGACTAAATTATTAAAGGTAAAACATATTAACTTGGTAgttgtgttaaatattttttaaaaattattatctataaTAAATCTATTCAACTTAAACAAGATTATCTTATTAgatgatatttatatttttatataaaaaatagagctaataaaatattaaaaaatgtttcattaatattataaatatttaaaaatacgtgtaaatttaagataagtttaatattattaattaaattaaataatgttgTAAATCTTAATAActtagataattttataaaaaaaaataaaaacaatctcAGGAAATAACATTTAATGTTAGTAGCTTCACAAACCCTGAAACCCAATTGACTCGTCCGTGAATATcggtttcaaaaattaaatggaGGGAACTTCCCGCCATAACGTCAACAGGATAAGTTTTGCAAATAACATATTCATAGGGCTGCGTGAAGCATATCTACGTACATGTTTCAGTTTTTTAGCCAAAAGTCACAGtaaattttcagatttttgaATTTCGCACcgcttaactttttttttttttttaacgcgtttaaatacttttattttcaatattttatattgatatattGTTACGGTTTTTTACGAGGGAGAGGACgtgttgaaagaaaaatatatattttatatgtgtttataatttttataaagattaattattattttttacgaaaattatttcatataaatatcatgatcaataataatttttttttatattaatattaatcacatgtttgtttgaatttttaaaaaaataaagatagatAAGACAGAAAGAAAGtattaatgtttatttaaaaaatagaaagaaaggaAGATTTTTAATTGATcctacatgtaaaaaaaatcatccctaaagtaaaatatttgcttcatttgcttcttttatttaaaataaataaatttttataacagACCAAACAATAAATAACTTTCTATTAAAATTAGATAGTAATAAGTTTAGTTTCTCAAAATTACAGGAAATAAAGTTCGATCTTGCTAATAAAAAATGgccataaattaaattacagcTATTTTctgggaaaaataaaaagaagaagatatgATCGGACCTCCATTTGAGTGCAAGTTGGAGAATTGCTAAAACATTGCCGGTTTGGTTGCTTTAGTATGAGAAACCAAAGGATCAAAATAGTTTGGTCTGGTGAATTTTCTCAACGACTTTTGAGTAATTTAGAAACCACGTTTTCAGTAGATTGTTGCAAgttttagaattatatttttaagcagtgttgatttttaaaaatataaaatactcaTGCTTATTTCACTTCTTATTCTCAAGATAAATGATAGATATTCATATTCTtatggaaacatattttttttttaaactgcgATAATCAGAATTAATTGATCCATGCGGTTGATGATTATCAAAATATaagatattatttataatagctACTCATTTCCACTCTCGTctttccaattttttattttatttttttaattaaatagttttCTGAAATTATCATATATCAGCCAAACATGTTTATGGAAATAATATTTCCAGAcgtaatattttaagaaatgtaATATCAAACCTTCAAACACctcctaaaattttaattcacaGTTGTGGAAGAATATGACTCGGAGATATG contains:
- the LOC114417941 gene encoding beta-galactosidase 1-like, with product MSFHKLIMWNVPLLLVVVVFACSLIGHASASVSYDHKAITINGQRRILLSGSIHYPRSTPEMWPDLIQKAKEGGLDVIQTYVFWNGHEPSPGKYYFGGNYDLVRFIKLVQQAGLYVNLRIGPYVCAEWNFGGFPVWLKYILGISFRTDNGPFKFQMEKFTKKIVDMMKAERLFESQGGPIILSQIENEYGPMEYEIGAPGRAYTQWAAHMAVGLGTGVPWIMCKQEDAPDPIINTCNGFYCDYFSPNKAYKPKMWTEAWTGWFTEFGGAVPHRPAEDLAFSIARFIQKGGSFVNYYMYHGGTNFGRTAGGPFIATSYDYDAPLDEYGLPRQPKWGHLKDLHRAIKLCEPALVSGDPTVQQLGNYEEAHVFRSKSGACAAFLANYNPQSYATVAFGNQRYNLPPWSISILPNCKHTVYNTARVGSQSTTMKMTRVPIHGGLSWKAFNEETTTTDDSSFTVTGLLEQINATRDLSDYLWYSTDVVINSNEGFLRNGKNPVLTVLSAGHALHVFINNQLSGTAYGSLEAPKLTFSESVRLRAGVNKISLLSVAVGLPNVGPHFERWNAGVLGPITLSGLNEGRRDLTWQKWSYKVGLKGEALNLHSLSGSSSVEWLQGFLVSRRQPLTWYKTTFDAPAGVAPLALDMGSMGKGQVWINGQSLGRYWPAYKASGSCGYCNYAGTYNEKKCGSNCGQASQRWYHVPHSWLKPTGNLLVVFEELGGDPNGIFLVRRDIDSVCADIYEWQPNLVSYDMQASGKVRSPVRPKAHLSCGPGQKISSIKFASFGTPVGSCGNYREGSCHAHKSYDAFQKNCVGQSWCTVTVSPEIFGGDPCPSVMKKLSVEAICT